A genomic segment from Necator americanus strain Aroian chromosome III, whole genome shotgun sequence encodes:
- a CDS encoding hypothetical protein (NECATOR_CHRIII.G9832.T1): MTTKTIHGNSQFQKPSSLRWTWESPGGGYRNEIDHIIVNKIFCLTDVAVVPKFYTGSDHRLLRGRFPFTRREEKAAKFRERNPRTITNWDLFATLAGFWEDSAIYSIDDENKRFVEHLPDCAKKAESFKTTKRRLSLETLELIRQRGAARTAGNQELTSKLARLCREEIKEDLKGRRAEVLAEAAEAGKIYRPIYPSRLR, encoded by the coding sequence atgacgactaagaccatccatgggaactcgcaattccagaagccctcctctctacgctggacgtgggagtcacccggtggaggctaccgtaatgaaatagaccacatcatcgtcaataaaattttctgcctgacggacgtcgctgttgtaccaaagttctatacgggatcggaccatcgccttctccgaggaagatttcccttcacaaggagagaagagaaagccgccaagttcagagagagaaatcctaGAACTATCactaactgggatctcttcgctaccttagccggcttttgggaagattccgcaatttACAGCATCGACGATGAAAATAAGCGgttcgttgaacaccttcccgactgcgcgaagaaggctgagagttttaaaactacCAAGAGAcgtctgtctcttgaaactcttgagctgatacgccagcgtggagcagcacgaaccgcagggaaccaagaactcacgtccaagctcgcaaggctttgcagagaggagataaaggaagaccttaaagggagaagagcagaagtactggcagaagctgcagaggcggggaaaataTATCGCCCGATAtacccgtcgagacttcgttAA
- a CDS encoding hypothetical protein (NECATOR_CHRIII.G9831.T1), producing MTKNIDAFEQLTTRIGRLRMRRCGPIPALTIFVAYAPTSSYEEEEVEAFYMDLEKFYREDHALYKVIIGDFNAKVGRRRMPEEVQVGTDGLQ from the coding sequence atgacaaagaacatcgacgcttttgaacaacttacgacccgaatcggacgtctgcggatgagaagatgtggcccaataccagctttgactatcttcgtcgcttacgctccaacatcaagctacgaagaagaagaagtcgaagctttctatatggacctggagaagttctaccgagaagatcatgccttgtacaaggtcataattggcgatttcaacgctaaggttggccgGAGAAGAATGCCTGAGGAAGTTCAAGTCGGGACCGACGGCCTACaataa
- a CDS encoding hypothetical protein (NECATOR_CHRIII.G9830.T1): MNTAADDFEEELKRWDKYWTMDTAGICEFTGTKNAEKEAVNQKVADYFNKTIERREDGYYVRLPYKDNHPQLPDNRNIAVKRPHSIINMLRNNTDLLKNYDNTLRDQQRLGIIGEIPNDQTQKGKILHYTHIKQF; encoded by the coding sequence ATGAACACAGCTGCTGACGACTTTGAAGAGGAACTAAAGCGTTGGGACAAGTACTGGACAATGGACACAGCCGGAATATGCGAGTTCACAGGTACAAAGAACGCTGAGAAAGAGGCGGTGAACCAGAAAGTAGCGGACTACTTCAACAAGACAATAGAACGTCGAGAAGACGGCTACTACGTACGACTCCCCTACAAAGACAACCACCCTCAGTTACCAGACAACAGAAATATAGCAGTGAAGAGACCTCACAGCATAATTAATATGTTACGGAACAATACAGACCTCCTGAAGAATTATGACAACACTCTTCGGGACCAACAGAGGTTAGGAATAATTGGAGAGATTCCCAATGATCAAACTCAGAagggaaaaattcttcattataCCCACATCAAGCAGTTTTAA
- a CDS encoding hypothetical protein (NECATOR_CHRIII.G9833.T1) — MVDFAMDLTHWGNHSRLVAFWVARLQVADRGLIADQKRHCASRETRVDAGNGLFVSAEPGLNHDIPVLRTSIRAKLCNGVTGRYKEGGLGLPPTNKLHSSTLRGQMCSHKHV; from the coding sequence atggTTGACTTTGCCATGGATCTCACTCACTGGGGgaatcacagccggttagtcgcatTCTGGGTGGCGCGTCTCCAGGTGGCAGacagggggctaatcgcggaccaaaagcgacatTGTGCCTCTCgagagacgcgggtggatgCAGGGAATGGACTctttgtttctgctgagccaggactgaatCATGACATCCCTGTTCTCCGCACGTCGATCCGGGCAAAACTCTGCAATGGAGTGACTGGGAGGTACAAGGAAGGCGGTTTGGGCttgcctccaacaaataagctgcATTCGTCCACTCTGAGAGGACAAATGTGCTCCCACAAACACGTGTGA
- a CDS encoding hypothetical protein (NECATOR_CHRIII.G9828.T1): MRTAAQIPKLPAIPIPTFTGEIWEFANFWTLLEANVHQQPLTRLQKFNYLVNALRGEARELIRRYPITESNYDHAVDLLHSKYGNESALIGNLQTRLETAKAESKSIKAQRRLLETITPHTQLQELKANLDGSHLSQKILAKFSTTLQRKALQGYVLQNKKAIGI; encoded by the coding sequence ATGAGAACTGCGGCACAAATTCCAAAACTCCCGGCGATCCCTATACCAACGTTTACAGGGGAAATCTGGGAATTTGCGAATTTCTGGACATTGTTAGAAGCCAATGTACATCAACAACCTTTGACGAGGCTTCAGAAATTCAACTATCTTGTCAACGCTCTGAGAGGAGAAGCTCGAGAGCTTATACGCCGTTATCCAATCACTGAGTCAAATTATGATCACGCAGTTGACCTCTTACACTCTAAATACGGCAACGAGTCAGCTCTCATCGGGAATCTACAAACGCGTCTAGAAACGGCAAAAGCTGAATCAAAGAGCATCAAAGCACAGAGACGCCTTCTGGAAACGATCACTCCACACACACAGCTACAAGAACTAAAGGCCAACCTCGACGGATCCCACCTCTCACAGAAAATCCTCGCCAAGTTCTCGACCACTTTACAGCGTAAAGCATTACAAGGATACGTTTTACAGAATAAGAAAGCGATTGGAATATGA
- a CDS encoding hypothetical protein (NECATOR_CHRIII.G9827.T1), with amino-acid sequence MSGPAILRSHKGLLTRYCNRLTQLLDEQSPRQPDEVRIDQTSIQKLRRTSFELSATMRLVTDALNNFTTALDDRQEPLTEENDKQVTQYLDKAHAVLERAQERIISIEGQDPVRKKQQWYK; translated from the coding sequence ATGTCAGGCCCGGCTATACTACGCTCACACAAAGGGCTTTTGACTCGATACTGCAATCGCTTAACGCAGCTTCTCGACGAGCAATCCCCAAGGCAGCCAGATGAGGTTCGCATAGACCAAACATCAATACAAAAACTCCGCAGAACCTCCTTTGAACTGTCGGCAACGATGCGGCTCGTCACAGATGCCCTAAATAACTTCACGACCGCACTAGATGATCGTCAAGAACCACTCACGGAAGAAAACGATAAGCAAGTGACGCAGTATTTAGACAAAGCTCACGCAGTGTTGGAACGAGCACAAGAACGAATAATCAGCATAGAGGGACAAGACCCAGTCAGGAAGAAACAACAATGGTACAAATGA
- a CDS encoding hypothetical protein (NECATOR_CHRIII.G9831.T2) has protein sequence MTICTYNARTLASEAAVEDLMMQAKKIKYISNRKKSLDSEKKLHDVIGLTETRRRHPLNAVYETEEELFLGTCDSRGVGGVGVLVNTSMTKNIDAFEQLTTRIGRLRMRRCGPIPALTIFVAYAPTSSYEEEEVEAFYMDLEKFYREDHALYKVIIGDFNAKPAFGKDIDEEYDRLVEHLHDCAKKAESFKTTKRRLSLQTLELIRQRGAARAAGNQELTSELARLCR, from the exons atgacgatctgtacttataacgcacgtacgcttgcatcggaagcggccgtcgaagatctgatgatgcaagccaagaagatcaagtacatcagtaatagaaaaaagtctcttgattcggaaaaaaaactg CACgatgtcatcggactgaccgagacgagacgacgtcaccctctcaacgccgtatatgaaactgaagaagaactgttcttaggaacatgcgacagtaggggtgttggtggagttggcgtcctcgtcaacacgagtatgacaaagaacatcgacgcttttgaacaacttacgacccgaatcggacgtctgcggatgagaagatgtggcccaataccagctttgactatcttcgtcgcttacgctccaacatcaagctacgaagaagaagaagtcgaagctttctatatggacctggagaagttctaccgagaagatcatgccttgtacaaggtcataattggcgatttcaacgctaag ccggcttttgggaaggacatcgacgaggaatatgaccggcttgttgaacaccttcacgactgcgcgaagaaggctgagagttttaaaaccaccaagaggcgcctgtctcttcaaactcttgagctgatacgccagcgtggagcagcacgagccgcagggaaccaagaactcacgtccgagctcgcaagacTTTGCAGatag
- a CDS encoding hypothetical protein (NECATOR_CHRIII.G9829.T1), with product MHTRHFTDIISETRPTTTVLHNAERDSGSHHVLLLTGVAKVRDEPNKLWKEVEILFDTGVDHSFISQRLADDLGQECTKQQEFQQ from the coding sequence ATGCATACTAGGCATTTCACAGATATCATCTCCGAAACACGTCCCACCACAACAGTACTTCATAACGCAGAACGTGATAGTGGCAGTCATCACGTCCTGCTATTAACCGGTGTAGCAAAGGTTCGGGATGAACCAAACAAGCTATGGAAAGAGGTGGAGATCCTCTTCGACACCGGAGTCGACCACTCATTCATCAGCCAACGTCTTGCGGACGACTTGGGGCAGGAGTGTACAAAACAGCAGGAGTTccaacaataa